In Methanoregula formicica SMSP, the DNA window AGACCCTGTCATGCGGGACTGGCGCAACGGCTTCAGCAGCCGTAGTCCACAAACTGGGACTTGCCGGTGATGTCGTGGATGTCGAGACAAAGGGAGGGCCGCTGACGATCTCCCTGAACGATGGCGGGGCGAAGATGGAAGGCCCGGCTACAACGGTCTTTGCCGGCAGGATTATCTTCTGATCCCGTTCTATCGTTAATCGTACTTCAACCGAACAGGGCAAGGGTTGCCTGGCGCGGGGTTCCTTCAAAGGCCAGGTACGGCATAGCCCGCTTCAGGCAGGCCGCGTCCATATCCAGATCATCAGGACCACGGATCCATCGATCCTCCCGTGATGCAATGATGGTGCGTGCGGTGGTTGGACCGATACCCGGGACCCGGATCAGATCAGCGAAAGAGGCTGAGTTCAGGTCAACCGGATCGCTGCCGCGGGCAAGGAGTGCTTTCGGGTCGTCATTGGGGAGAATCCCGTTGTCGTCCAGGAGAGGGAGAAGTTCCTTTCGTGAAAAGCCGTATTCCCGTATGAGGCTGTCGACCTGGTACCAGCGTCGCGGTCGCCACGCAGGTGTGCTTTCATGGGAGGAAAGCCGGGTCTTTGGCAGGGAATGGAAACCGGAATAATAGATCCGCGACGGGTGCATCTGCCCGTAGAGCGAGGAAATGCAATCGAAGATCTCCCTGTCGGTTTCCCCCGCGGCCCCAATAACGAGCTGTGTCATGAAACGTCCCGGAGCAGCATCGGCGATCCAGCCGATCCGCTTGATGATATCGTTCGCATAGTCCTTGATCCCCGACAGGAACCGGAGCCGGCTCTCCCCGGTTGTCTCGACATTGAGGCTGATGCAGTCCGCAAGCCGTGCAGCCTCACGGATGTCATCACGGCTCGCCCCGGGAAGGACCTTCAGGTGCAGGTACCCCGGGTAACCCCGGCCTCTGAGGATCCTGGCCGTCTCGATGAGCCCGTCCATCACGTCATCGGTGTCGTGTGGCACTCCGGAACTCAGAAAGAGCCCTCCGGTAAGGTTGTTCCGGTACTGTTCGTGGACGATCTCTGCCAGCTCATGGGGCGCAAACGAGTGGTGCGAACGGTCGAGACGGACCGAACAGTAGGCGCAGTCATACGAACAGCTGCCATGGAGGAGCACCTTGAGCAGCCGGTTGCACCCGGCTGCGTGCGGGTTGCGGGTGATGCAGATCTCTGTCGAGAGCTGCTGCATACACTCCCCGGGAACACAGATGTCATACTGGCTTTGTGATGTCAGCCGGGCCAGCTTTCCTCCGCATCCGGTCATCACTCCAGCTCTGATGGGGACTGGTTAATAAGTACAGGGTTCGGGGGGCGAAAGTGGGACGACGGTATCGTCCCCTTGCCGTAAAAGAGGTTCCTGTCTGCTCAGGGGTCTTACTTCTCCCTGCCTGAGATGTCGCGGGAGATATTCAAAAACTCCTTCACTGTCCCGTCATGGTCGCGGATGATGCGGGTCGTTGACTCAAAGAGGATGTACTGCCCGTCCTTATGCCGGAACCGGAATGTCGATATGATGGTTTGTTGTCCGGTTTCGTAAATCCCGTGGAGATCCTGCATCACGCCCGGAAGGTCATCGGGATGGATCATGGGAAGGACAGACTTCCCCAGTACTTCCCCCGGCTCATACCCGAGGAGTGTCTTTACGGAGGGGGAGGTGTACAGCAAAACACAGTGCGGATCCAGCCGGTGAATAATGTCCACGCTGTGCTCAGCGATGAAACGGTTCTTCTCCTCGTTCATCCGCTGCTCCTGCTCGGCGACAACGCGCTTTGTGATGTCACGCGAAACACCGAGCACGGACGTGATGTTGTCCGTGGCGTCTGAAATGGGCATCAGGGCATGGTCGAACCACAGGATTTCCCCGTCAGGTGTTGCCATGGGGCTCTCGCTCCTCACGGGCTCACCAGAAGAAAAGACCTGCCGGAGTCCCCTGAGCTGGCCAGCAGAGACATCGGAGGGGAAGAATTCGCTTCTTGGCTTTCCTATCATCTCATCCGGGGTAATATGGTGGAAAGCTGCCGCCCGCCGGTTGACGTAAAGTACCCGGTCATCGCGGTCAACAACGAAGATCATGTCCTGGGATGCCTCTGCAAGGGAGCGGTACCGGGCCTCGCTCTCCTTTAACGCAGCCTCGATCCGGTTGCGTTCCGTAATATTACGGACAAAGCAGACCGAGATCTCCTCTTTCTCGCGCGTCACATAAACCGAACCGATCTCTACCTGAATGATAACGCCATCCTTTCTCCGGTGCCGTGTCTGGAAGAACTGTTTTTTATTCTTCCGCAGGTCCGCAACCGACTCCTCCCACCTCCCCGGTGAAAAGTCCGGGTCGAGATCGAATACAGTCATTGCCATCAGTTCCTCCCGCGAATACCCGGTCTCCCGGCAGGCAGCCTCATTGACATAGAGAAAGTTTCCCGCCATATCCATCCAGAAGACCTCGTCGTATGCGCTGTCGATGGAGGTCTTCATGAGCCGGAGCTGGGCTTCGACCTTCCGGCGCAGGGTAACATCCCGGATTATTGCAAGGGCTACGGTTCTGCCCTTGAATTCGAACAAATGAATATTGAGCTCAACGGGGATTCTTTGGCCATCTTTCGTAAGGAGAATTGTCTCCGCTGTAATGTGGCTCTCTTCCATCAGTATGCGGGCATTCGTACCAATACCTGTCGGAGAGTCCGGGGCAACGAGATCCCGCGGCGTCATCATCAGAAGTTCTTTCCGGGTGTACTTCAGTTTCCGGCAGGTAGCATCGTTCACCTCGATATAGGTTCCATGCTCCCTGGTTTCGGTGAGCCCGTGTAACGTGATCATGTCGCTGGCATTGTTGAAGAGGGCACGAAACTTTTCTTCGCTCTCGCGGAGGAGAGCTTCCCCGTGTTTCCTGTCGGTGATATCCTCAAAGATGAGGGAGGCTCCCTTCTGCCCGTTTGTAAAGACGATGGGAACAATGCGGTACGAGAAGGAGCGTTCGCATGAGGGAAGGTCCAGTTCGCCCCGGGAGGGTGTCCCGGAAGTTCCCTCCTGGATGGATGCGAGGAGCCGGGGATAGTTGTTATCGAAAAAGGAAGGGATCTTGGTGAACTCGATATTTTTTCCGGTAACTTCTTTCTCCTCTGAGCCGATGAGCCGGACAAACGGTCCGTTGAGATACACAATACGGAGGCCGGCGTCTACCTGCATCACGAACTCGGAGGAGAGGGAGAGGACCGAAGAGACCGGCAACCGCTCGGAGAGGCGGTAGATCTTGGCCATCCCGAAATGGCGCATCTCGACCTGCCCGGAGATGAGAAGGTTGTCAAGGTAACGGCCTGCGGTGTTCCGGTTGATATCGATCTTTTTTACAATCTCCGTGATACTGAGCCCCTGCGGGTTCTTCCGCAGAAGATTGGTGAGCCTCGCAGTGATCTCCCTCCGCAATGCCATGTGCGAGGGAACTATTCTGCGTCTCACGATATAATTGTTCCAATCTTACGGGCGTTATGAAAAACCGTGGAATGTAGCGGAAGGATGGACAGATGCGAAGAGAAAGAACCTATCGGACACTGATGCCGTCTCCCGTGATCTCGTATTCGAAGGATGCACCCTCCGGGCGGGATCGGTGCTTGACCAGGCGCGCCCTGCGCAGTCCCGGCTTATCCGTTTTCTCCAGGCGTACGATCACCTTGGAGATGTGTTCCAGTGCCGTCCCCCCAAGGCCGTAAAAGGTGTTCTTGATGGTATCCATGTACACCTGGTTGGTGATGATGACCGGGATCTCGTACCGCTTGGCATAGCCAAGGAGGTGGATCATCTGCCGGGTGAGCGCCTGCATGGCATCGCGGCCCTTCTCAAGGTCGGTGCGGTACAGGGCCGTGGCCGAGTCGATCGCGAGCAGGCCCGGCTTGTGCGCTTTCAAGACCTTCTCCACCTCGAGGATCATCGATCCCTGGTGCTCGAAATCGACCGGCTCGAAGAGGAAAAAGCGCTCCGCAATCTTCTCGGTGTCTTCACCCGCGATCTGCCGGAACCGTTCGGTCGAGAATCCCTCCGAATCGATCCAGGCAACCACATGGCCGGCCCGGAGGCAGGCTATCGCGGCAACGAGACAGAGCGTACTCTTGCCGCTCGCGGGCTCACCGTAAAACTGCGTGATCGTTCTGAGCTCAAGCCCGCCGCCCAGCAGGGCATCGAGTGCTGCATTCCCGGTGGTTCGTTTCTCGGTCTTCATGGGTCTGTTGTCTTTTCCACATTGGGGCTGGTATCCTATAAAGCCCGAATACCGGGTTATTCCCGGCCGGAAACGGGCCCCTGTTTTTCCCGCAGGTAGCAGATGGTCCCCTCTTCAGCCCCGACACCTGAAGGGACTTCATCAGTCCTGACAAACCCGTTCTTCTCCAGCACCCGGATGGATGCGGTAAGATGGGGATAGGTTGTTGCAATGATCCCCCGTATGCCTGGAAGGGAGAAGATGACCGGGATGAGTGCGCCGACGGCTTCGGTTGCGTAACCCCGGTTCCAGAACTCTTCCAGCACCGAATACCCGAGAACAGCGGTATTCGGGTGCCCTTCTGCCGAAAGGATGCCTCCGTTTCCGATAAGTATCCCTGTCCCTGTTGCCGTATCGTCGAGCACCCAGTACCATGCGGCAAAGAGTGGTTCTGCCGGATCCTTCATCATCCGGAGAAACTCGCGGATAACTCCCTCATCCATGAGCGGCTGCGGCCATCCCGCCGGTATCGTTGCATCAAGAAGAGAGGAGAGTTGCTCCCTGTCGTTCAGGTCCGCTTCAAGGATCTCCCGGGTTGCCGGAATGAGGGATAGCCGTTTTGTTTGCAGGGGCGTTTTCATGGGTATATGCACTGACCGGGGAACACGATAACATTTCCAAGATTTTTTGGAAGAAGTGGGGGTTATTTCCGCACCTGCTTCCAGGCCGTCTCCTCAATAATCCGGAGCACCTCACGAACCGGGATACCAACTTCAGAAGAAAAGATCCGCGCCGGCTCGAACTCCGCCTTGAGCATGTAGACCGAGCCATGCATCCACCCCAGTTTTACCGGACACTTCTTTGTCGTTCCGGCAATCTCCACCTCGATCTCTTCAACCGTCCGCTCCGCGATGAACCGGTGGACGGAAGGTATGCAGCGGATGCCCAGCGTCCCGAGCTCCATGGCCATCAGTTCAGCGATCTTCGTGCTCGTCTCCGGTAGGCAGATCACCCGGATCAGGTAGCCCGGCCGGCCTTTCTTCATGACGATGGGGATTGCGCTTGCATCCCTTGCGCCGGCATCCATGAACCGGGCGATCGCGTGGGCGATCACCTCGCCGCTCACATCGTCAACATTCGTTTCGAGGATATCGACCGTGTCCTCAGGGTTCCCACTATTGGTGCCTGTTGTCTCTACAACCATCGCACGTAACACGTTGGGCGCATGGGCCGGGTCCCGGGTCCCGGCCCCGTAACCGAGGGCTTTGATGGTGTATGCCGGTAACTCACCGGGAGCACCCGCGGCTGCCTGGAACTCGGCCAGGAGTGCAGCACCGGTGGGGGTGCAGAGCTCCCCCGCGTGTACCCCGGAGATCGTGGAGAGATTCGCATGCCGGAGGATTGCCGCTGTTGCCGGTGCAGGGATGGGGAAGGTGCCATGGGATCCGGTGCCGGTTCCATGACCGAGCGTAACTGGCAGGATATGGACCCGGTCGATACCAAGAGTGTGGAGAGCGGTGCAGGCCCCGACGATATCCGCGATTGCATCATCGGCCCCGATTTCGTGGAAGTGGACGTGGCCGCCATGTACCTCTTCCTCTGCGGCATTGATCCGTTCGAAGACCCGCCGGGCCATCGCCAGCGCCGGGACATGGGGAGCGGCAGTATCGAGACGCTCCAGCACCTCTGATAGTGTGCGATGAACAGGCAGGGCTTTCGTCTCGATCCGGAGTGCCTGGATCCCGGCCCGGGTCACGCGGGAGATCTTCGGCTCCGCTACCACGGCCTTCATCGCCCGCACGACGATATTACGGTCCGCCCCACAGTCCAGCAGGGCAGCGGTGATCATGTCTCCCGCTGCACCGTGGAAAGGGTCGAGAATGAGGACTCTCATTATCAGTACTTATAAATCCCTGCGTATATGACCTTTAAGGTAATGCCAGAAGTGCAATTGAGGGTGGATTCCGCGTACCCCGGCGACCAGGGCGGCGGAAAGGCCCGGCTGGATCCCGAGACAATGCTCGCACTCAAGATCTCGCCCGGCGATCTGGTCGCGATCGAAGGGAAGCGGAAGACCGTTGCCAAGGTCTGGCGGTCGCTTGTCGAGGACTGGAACCAGAAGAAGGTTCGGATCGACAACTTCACCCGCCTCAATGCCGGTGCCAGCATCAACGACACGGTCCGGGTCGCAAAGATCGCAGACGAGATCGAGGCAAGGCGGGTGGTGCTTGCACCCCCGGAGGACCTCCCGAAGAAGATCCCGATCGCAAACAACCCGCACGTTGTCAACGGCCTTATCGACTTTCCGGTGGTGAAGAACGACACCGTCCCGGTGATGCTCGGCCTGCCCTTCATCCAGCCGCAGATCGTTGGCTTCAAGGTCGTTGAGATCGAGCCCGAGGAAGCGGTGATCATCACCAAGAATACCTCGATCGAGTTCTCGGACAAACCCGCGGCAGGGTTCGAGGGTGTCAAGCGCTTCTCGTACGAAGATATCGGGGGGCTCAAGGACGAGCTCCAGCGGCTCCGGGAGACCATCGAGCTCCCGCTCCGGCACCCGGAACTCTTCCAGAAGCTCGGGATCGAGCCGCCCAAAGGGGTTCTCCTGTACGGCCCGCCCGGCACGGGCAAGACCCTGATCGCTAAGGCCGTTGCAAGCGAGAGCGGTGCGCACTTCATCTCGATTGCCGGTCCGGAAGTCATTTCGAAATATTACGGGGAAAGCGAGCAGCGGCTCCGCGAGGTCTTCGAGGAAGCCCGCGAGAACGCGCCCTCCATCATCTTCATCGATGAACTCGACTCCATCGCTCCCCGGCGCGAGGAAGTGACAGGAGAAGTCGAGCGCCGGGTCGTGGCCCAGCTCCTCACCATGATGGACGGCCTTGAAGAGCGCGGGCAGGTCGTTGTCATCGGCGCAACGAACCGTGTTGATGCCATCGATGCAGCGCTCAGGAGGCCCGGCCGGTTTGACCGCGAGATCGAGATCGGCGTGCCGGGTGAGCCCGACCGGATCGAGATCATGAAAATTCATACCCGGGGCATGCCCCTTGCAGAGGATGTCAGCCTTGACGTCCTCGCCCAGCAGACCCATGGGTTTGTCGGGGCGGACCTTGCAGCCCTTGCCCGCGAGGCGGCAATCCGTGCCCTCCGGCGCTACCTGCCTGAGCTCGACCTTGATGCAGAGGAGATCCCCGAGGAGGTGCTTGACAAGCTCAAGGTTCTGGCAAGCGACTTCCGGAGCGCCCAGCGTGATGTGGGCCCGAGCGCCATGCGCGAAGTGATGCTCGAGGTTTCGCACGTGGGCTGGCAGAACGTTGGGGGCCTCGATTCTGCAAAGACCGAGGTGAGGGAAGCCATCGAGCTCCCGCTCACCGACCACCAGAAGTTCGAGGATCTTGGCATCGAACCCCCGCGGGGAATCCTCCTGTACGGTCCGCCCGGCACGGGTAAGACCCTGATCGCGAAGGCTGTTGCAAGCGAGAGCGGTGCAAACTTCATCCCGGTCCGCGGCCCCCAGCTCCTCTCCAAGTGGGTGGGTGAGAGCGAACGGGCTGTCCGCGAGGTCTTCAAGAAGGCCCGGCAGGTCTCCCCCTCCATCATCTTCTTTGACGAGATCGATGCCCTTGCCCCGGCCCGTGGCACGAGCAGCGATTCGCATGTAAGCGACAATGTCCTCAACCAGATCCTGACCGAGATGGACGGGATGGAAGAGCTGAAAGATGTCGTTGTCATGGG includes these proteins:
- a CDS encoding radical SAM protein, with the translated sequence MTGCGGKLARLTSQSQYDICVPGECMQQLSTEICITRNPHAAGCNRLLKVLLHGSCSYDCAYCSVRLDRSHHSFAPHELAEIVHEQYRNNLTGGLFLSSGVPHDTDDVMDGLIETARILRGRGYPGYLHLKVLPGASRDDIREAARLADCISLNVETTGESRLRFLSGIKDYANDIIKRIGWIADAAPGRFMTQLVIGAAGETDREIFDCISSLYGQMHPSRIYYSGFHSLPKTRLSSHESTPAWRPRRWYQVDSLIREYGFSRKELLPLLDDNGILPNDDPKALLARGSDPVDLNSASFADLIRVPGIGPTTARTIIASREDRWIRGPDDLDMDAACLKRAMPYLAFEGTPRQATLALFG
- a CDS encoding PAS domain S-box protein, whose protein sequence is MALRREITARLTNLLRKNPQGLSITEIVKKIDINRNTAGRYLDNLLISGQVEMRHFGMAKIYRLSERLPVSSVLSLSSEFVMQVDAGLRIVYLNGPFVRLIGSEEKEVTGKNIEFTKIPSFFDNNYPRLLASIQEGTSGTPSRGELDLPSCERSFSYRIVPIVFTNGQKGASLIFEDITDRKHGEALLRESEEKFRALFNNASDMITLHGLTETREHGTYIEVNDATCRKLKYTRKELLMMTPRDLVAPDSPTGIGTNARILMEESHITAETILLTKDGQRIPVELNIHLFEFKGRTVALAIIRDVTLRRKVEAQLRLMKTSIDSAYDEVFWMDMAGNFLYVNEAACRETGYSREELMAMTVFDLDPDFSPGRWEESVADLRKNKKQFFQTRHRRKDGVIIQVEIGSVYVTREKEEISVCFVRNITERNRIEAALKESEARYRSLAEASQDMIFVVDRDDRVLYVNRRAAAFHHITPDEMIGKPRSEFFPSDVSAGQLRGLRQVFSSGEPVRSESPMATPDGEILWFDHALMPISDATDNITSVLGVSRDITKRVVAEQEQRMNEEKNRFIAEHSVDIIHRLDPHCVLLYTSPSVKTLLGYEPGEVLGKSVLPMIHPDDLPGVMQDLHGIYETGQQTIISTFRFRHKDGQYILFESTTRIIRDHDGTVKEFLNISRDISGREK
- the radB gene encoding DNA repair and recombination protein RadB; protein product: MKTEKRTTGNAALDALLGGGLELRTITQFYGEPASGKSTLCLVAAIACLRAGHVVAWIDSEGFSTERFRQIAGEDTEKIAERFFLFEPVDFEHQGSMILEVEKVLKAHKPGLLAIDSATALYRTDLEKGRDAMQALTRQMIHLLGYAKRYEIPVIITNQVYMDTIKNTFYGLGGTALEHISKVIVRLEKTDKPGLRRARLVKHRSRPEGASFEYEITGDGISVR
- a CDS encoding GNAT family N-acetyltransferase, giving the protein MKTPLQTKRLSLIPATREILEADLNDREQLSSLLDATIPAGWPQPLMDEGVIREFLRMMKDPAEPLFAAWYWVLDDTATGTGILIGNGGILSAEGHPNTAVLGYSVLEEFWNRGYATEAVGALIPVIFSLPGIRGIIATTYPHLTASIRVLEKNGFVRTDEVPSGVGAEEGTICYLREKQGPVSGRE
- the larC gene encoding nickel pincer cofactor biosynthesis protein LarC — protein: MRVLILDPFHGAAGDMITAALLDCGADRNIVVRAMKAVVAEPKISRVTRAGIQALRIETKALPVHRTLSEVLERLDTAAPHVPALAMARRVFERINAAEEEVHGGHVHFHEIGADDAIADIVGACTALHTLGIDRVHILPVTLGHGTGTGSHGTFPIPAPATAAILRHANLSTISGVHAGELCTPTGAALLAEFQAAAGAPGELPAYTIKALGYGAGTRDPAHAPNVLRAMVVETTGTNSGNPEDTVDILETNVDDVSGEVIAHAIARFMDAGARDASAIPIVMKKGRPGYLIRVICLPETSTKIAELMAMELGTLGIRCIPSVHRFIAERTVEEIEVEIAGTTKKCPVKLGWMHGSVYMLKAEFEPARIFSSEVGIPVREVLRIIEETAWKQVRK
- a CDS encoding CDC48 family AAA ATPase, which codes for MPEVQLRVDSAYPGDQGGGKARLDPETMLALKISPGDLVAIEGKRKTVAKVWRSLVEDWNQKKVRIDNFTRLNAGASINDTVRVAKIADEIEARRVVLAPPEDLPKKIPIANNPHVVNGLIDFPVVKNDTVPVMLGLPFIQPQIVGFKVVEIEPEEAVIITKNTSIEFSDKPAAGFEGVKRFSYEDIGGLKDELQRLRETIELPLRHPELFQKLGIEPPKGVLLYGPPGTGKTLIAKAVASESGAHFISIAGPEVISKYYGESEQRLREVFEEARENAPSIIFIDELDSIAPRREEVTGEVERRVVAQLLTMMDGLEERGQVVVIGATNRVDAIDAALRRPGRFDREIEIGVPGEPDRIEIMKIHTRGMPLAEDVSLDVLAQQTHGFVGADLAALAREAAIRALRRYLPELDLDAEEIPEEVLDKLKVLASDFRSAQRDVGPSAMREVMLEVSHVGWQNVGGLDSAKTEVREAIELPLTDHQKFEDLGIEPPRGILLYGPPGTGKTLIAKAVASESGANFIPVRGPQLLSKWVGESERAVREVFKKARQVSPSIIFFDEIDALAPARGTSSDSHVSDNVLNQILTEMDGMEELKDVVVMGATNRPDIVDPALLRAGRFDRLVYIGEPGIEDRKKIIRIHTRFMPIEGSALDEVVQMTAGFNEDALGELIEKIGREKDVSVADFKAATTPVTGDGAGLPAGLRRKRILEMLSDKKLVLSDPARDKLAADLAGATEGFVGSDLESLCREAGMLALREGVVTVARKYFDEAQKKVHPTMNENLRQYYDKIQQHFKGGLPKQVQPPEYQ